In Myxococcales bacterium, one genomic interval encodes:
- a CDS encoding MMPL family transporter, with protein MAAVRTGLFALPRRMVRFGVENPHLTMGFWIVGSLLLAMTLTRLHLDTSTSTFLDQSDPAWQVYQQSLDNYGGDEFVVVALEAPSPFARETLEEVRDLTRIMEKLPGVRRVDSLSTVPMIRAGAEGELLLGAALEDGVPTDPAVFEQLLVDLRRDPIARDSLFSRDERLFAINVMLDDDVAGDRTQIVASIKHLIQGRSARATGVPLFRTEVNGRTYKEVLIFVPLTLLCVAIVVAFAFANLRPVSIPLAIGATGSIASVGAMSLLGVSLSLSTMVLPSILLALGCAYSMHVLTAAQGIAEPDALSRSIERVAKPVALSGLTTVIGFLAMGAVRISAIQQLAFFGALGVATLTVASLNLAPALLRLRPIPNHQSVFSALIRARLRPAILRLADRHQTRALALWGVVLVALTVGIFGLRISTDIIVWFPTGTEIRDDYEILRERLSGISPVNVVVNAIGDRPVTHPEALEAIDALSSWLAAQPEVGKSLSVTDPLRQVHGVYSENDAAGLPTSQAMAEQYLMLLESVDYMRDVITEDRTGANILLRVDDNGSDRLVALGDRIAEFWAENGPADFTVNTTGLMYEFGRAEEQIAYGQVAGLAFALVSIGAVLLYILRVPKNALIALLPNAVPLVITFGLMGFLGIPLDAATVCLGSLALGIAVDDTIHLMTGYTDRRHAGEKPLVALDRSLEQVLPALVFTTAAIVVGFAVLALSQFTLIRNLGLVTSGLVFLCLVADITLLPPLLLLADRKSR; from the coding sequence ATGGCCGCGGTTCGCACGGGCTTGTTCGCACTCCCTCGTCGCATGGTTCGATTCGGGGTCGAAAATCCCCACTTGACGATGGGGTTCTGGATCGTCGGGTCGCTGCTTCTGGCCATGACCCTGACGCGCCTGCATCTCGACACCTCGACTTCGACGTTTCTCGACCAGTCTGACCCCGCCTGGCAGGTCTATCAGCAAAGCCTCGACAACTACGGCGGAGACGAGTTTGTCGTGGTGGCCCTCGAGGCCCCATCTCCCTTTGCACGCGAGACCCTCGAAGAGGTGCGTGATCTGACCCGGATCATGGAGAAGCTTCCGGGCGTGAGACGCGTCGACAGTCTCTCGACCGTGCCGATGATTCGCGCCGGTGCTGAAGGCGAACTGCTGCTCGGCGCCGCACTCGAAGACGGCGTTCCAACGGACCCCGCGGTTTTCGAACAATTGCTCGTCGATTTACGCCGGGATCCCATCGCCCGGGACAGCCTCTTTTCCAGGGACGAGCGCCTCTTTGCGATCAACGTGATGCTCGACGACGACGTGGCGGGCGATCGCACCCAGATCGTCGCTTCAATCAAACATCTCATCCAGGGGCGATCGGCTCGCGCAACTGGCGTGCCGTTGTTTCGCACCGAGGTAAATGGCCGCACCTACAAAGAAGTACTCATCTTCGTCCCCCTCACCTTGCTCTGCGTCGCAATCGTGGTGGCGTTTGCGTTCGCGAACCTGCGGCCGGTGTCGATACCGCTTGCGATCGGTGCCACGGGCAGCATCGCCTCCGTGGGTGCGATGAGCTTGTTGGGCGTATCGCTTTCGCTTTCCACAATGGTGCTTCCGTCGATCTTGCTCGCCCTCGGTTGCGCGTATTCGATGCATGTCTTGACCGCCGCACAGGGAATTGCCGAACCCGACGCGCTCAGCCGGTCGATCGAACGGGTGGCCAAGCCCGTCGCCCTGTCGGGTCTTACGACCGTGATCGGGTTCCTGGCCATGGGCGCCGTCCGCATTTCCGCCATTCAACAGTTGGCGTTCTTTGGTGCGCTCGGGGTCGCGACTCTGACGGTCGCTTCCCTCAACCTGGCGCCCGCCCTGTTGCGCTTGCGCCCGATTCCAAACCATCAATCGGTTTTCAGCGCGTTGATCCGCGCTCGACTGCGCCCCGCCATATTGAGGCTTGCCGACCGACACCAGACCCGCGCGCTCGCGCTCTGGGGTGTCGTGCTCGTCGCGCTCACGGTTGGAATCTTTGGTCTGCGAATTTCGACCGACATCATTGTCTGGTTCCCGACGGGAACCGAGATTCGCGACGATTACGAGATTCTTCGCGAGCGGCTATCGGGCATCTCCCCTGTAAACGTGGTTGTCAACGCGATCGGCGACCGCCCGGTGACCCATCCCGAAGCCCTCGAAGCCATTGATGCGCTTTCGAGTTGGCTCGCAGCGCAGCCCGAGGTTGGCAAGAGCCTCTCGGTGACCGACCCCCTGCGACAAGTGCACGGCGTCTACAGCGAGAACGACGCAGCGGGGCTGCCCACAAGTCAGGCGATGGCAGAGCAGTACCTGATGTTGCTCGAGAGTGTCGACTACATGCGGGATGTCATCACCGAAGACCGCACTGGCGCAAACATACTGCTCCGGGTGGACGACAACGGGTCGGATCGCCTGGTTGCACTCGGAGATCGGATCGCAGAGTTCTGGGCTGAAAATGGTCCCGCTGACTTCACGGTGAACACAACCGGGTTGATGTATGAATTTGGTCGTGCCGAGGAACAGATCGCCTACGGGCAAGTGGCCGGACTTGCCTTTGCGTTGGTTTCCATTGGCGCGGTGTTGCTCTACATCCTGCGCGTCCCCAAGAACGCCTTGATCGCGCTACTTCCCAATGCGGTGCCGCTGGTCATCACCTTTGGTTTGATGGGTTTCCTGGGCATTCCCCTCGATGCCGCGACGGTTTGCCTGGGCAGCCTGGCGCTCGGGATCGCGGTCGACGACACCATCCATTTGATGACGGGCTACACCGACCGGCGACACGCAGGAGAGAAGCCCTTGGTGGCTCTCGATCGCAGTCTGGAACAAGTTCTTCCGGCGCTCGTCTTTACCACGGCCGCCATCGTTGTGGGTTTCGCAGTGCTCGCCCTCTCGCAGTTCACATTGATCCGAAACCTCGGTCTCGTTACTTCGGGCCTCGTCTTCTTGTGTCTCGTTGCAGACATCACATTGCTGCCACCCCTGTTGCTCCTGGCTGATCGGAAATCTCGCTAA